Proteins found in one Paenibacillus borealis genomic segment:
- a CDS encoding flagellar assembly protein A, whose protein sequence is MLQQFIEPTRYDFVESLMLERTGFLDSFSVEGQPSGGTDGDKNGIILVQNNQIFITPPLSGGKPARISAVHPVVLKINWKTVTEPTEVTSADYITWEICEKPQYQITVSPDKLKVHFTLYRAEKYAWNLVNCPASFEAAVRAEPNRALLLSTLTIEQILSSLDNRSILRNLNIPALYAELNNPTYLPVCIAEGRAPLPGKESRIQLSLPEHTLTGNGMLREGRTAESADSLDYLRFPGAPFAREGEVFARKLPPEEGIPGFDVEGGVLSPPPPQDIYFAAGEHAQLLPNGDIAALRTGRPRICGDSSCVITCDFPAVCLITREMAATASEIMFAGDIVVPADIEGPMRIEALGNVYVYGNVRQSTITATGSIYISGQVTGCSLYTGLAGVEQHRLHRFSSLLLTEVAGLREAARLLAKNVESRQQSVKYGLVVMLLLEDKYSHIECLISDLKTALLCMDGSSQPASEQLKQMLEVFAHPGQFTEFITDSVLNSFSRLLRNLCEDIELLQEEYAVINIARSHDSILNPGGELILRDADAETV, encoded by the coding sequence ATGCTGCAGCAATTCATCGAACCAACCCGATATGATTTCGTGGAATCCTTGATGCTTGAACGCACCGGCTTTCTGGATTCTTTCTCCGTAGAGGGCCAGCCTTCCGGCGGGACAGACGGAGATAAGAATGGAATCATCCTCGTGCAGAATAATCAGATTTTCATCACTCCCCCGCTCTCCGGCGGCAAACCGGCCCGGATCTCTGCTGTTCATCCCGTAGTGCTGAAGATTAACTGGAAGACCGTTACGGAGCCTACAGAGGTTACCTCAGCGGATTATATCACCTGGGAGATCTGCGAGAAGCCGCAGTATCAAATCACCGTTTCACCCGACAAGCTCAAAGTTCACTTCACCTTGTACCGTGCAGAGAAGTACGCCTGGAATCTGGTCAACTGCCCGGCTTCTTTCGAAGCCGCAGTGCGTGCCGAGCCTAACCGGGCGCTGCTGCTGTCCACGCTCACCATAGAACAGATTCTCTCTTCGCTGGATAACCGTTCAATTCTGCGTAATCTGAATATCCCGGCCTTATACGCCGAACTGAACAACCCTACATATCTCCCCGTCTGCATCGCAGAAGGGAGAGCCCCGCTGCCCGGTAAGGAATCCCGGATTCAGCTGTCGCTTCCGGAGCATACGCTCACAGGCAATGGTATGCTCCGGGAAGGCCGGACTGCGGAATCTGCAGATTCCTTAGATTATCTCCGGTTTCCGGGAGCACCCTTCGCCAGAGAAGGAGAGGTCTTTGCCCGCAAATTGCCGCCCGAAGAGGGAATTCCCGGATTCGACGTAGAGGGAGGAGTACTATCCCCCCCTCCACCGCAGGATATTTATTTCGCAGCCGGAGAACATGCACAGCTTCTTCCAAACGGTGACATTGCGGCTCTGCGTACGGGCAGACCCCGCATCTGCGGAGACTCCAGCTGTGTCATAACCTGCGATTTCCCTGCCGTATGCCTCATCACCAGGGAGATGGCAGCAACCGCCAGTGAGATTATGTTCGCAGGTGACATCGTCGTACCGGCGGATATTGAAGGCCCTATGCGGATTGAAGCGTTAGGGAATGTGTATGTCTACGGCAACGTCCGCCAATCTACAATTACGGCTACCGGCAGTATCTATATAAGCGGTCAGGTAACCGGCTGCAGCCTGTACACCGGACTTGCCGGAGTAGAGCAGCACCGCCTGCACCGCTTCTCCAGTCTGCTGCTGACAGAGGTTGCCGGACTGCGGGAAGCCGCCCGGCTGCTGGCCAAGAACGTAGAATCCCGCCAGCAATCCGTGAAGTACGGTCTGGTTGTTATGCTGCTGCTGGAGGATAAATACAGCCATATAGAGTGTCTGATCAGCGATCTTAAAACTGCGCTGCTATGCATGGACGGCTCTTCCCAGCCCGCTTCGGAGCAGCTTAAGCAGATGCTGGAGGTCTTTGCCCATCCGGGACAGTTCACTGAATTTATCACAGACAGTGTTCTGAACAGCTTCTCCAGACTGCTGCGCAATCTCTGTGAAGACATTGAGCTGCTCCAGGAGGAGTATGCTGTCATTAATATCGCCCGGTCGCATGACAGTATCCTGAATCCCGGCGGAGAACTGATCCTGCGGGACGCGGACGCAGAAACGGTCTAA
- a CDS encoding LysR family transcriptional regulator, whose protein sequence is MNNTQIRLFVLIAESRSFTKAGLALNMTQPAVSRAISALEAELDVKLMLRDRRSGLMLTDIGKRVLVICRGILSGLDKIDQEIAAEKGLEKGQIRIGAFPVAAAYFVPKIISAITARYPGIEISLYEGSVAEVKDWLASRFIDVGLMIPPVEEFASLPLFREKLYAVLPGSHPLHQKRIVCVKDLEAEPMLLCRSGYEPPVVDLFHRAGSMLNVKYEVNSYITALNMIQEGLAVGVMSQLSLLSLPPNVVVRELSPDAYRDIHIAVHSLEETSIAVQLFIDTALQLFSGNEAPPPSPAVAGLTNDTDKE, encoded by the coding sequence ATGAACAACACTCAAATTCGCCTGTTTGTCTTAATTGCCGAAAGCCGCAGCTTCACCAAAGCCGGTCTTGCGCTGAATATGACCCAGCCCGCAGTCAGCCGGGCCATTTCCGCACTCGAAGCCGAGCTGGACGTGAAGCTGATGCTGCGCGACCGGCGCAGCGGACTGATGCTTACCGATATCGGCAAGCGGGTACTGGTCATCTGCCGCGGGATTCTCAGCGGCCTCGATAAGATTGACCAGGAGATTGCTGCCGAGAAAGGCCTGGAGAAGGGCCAGATCCGCATCGGCGCCTTTCCGGTCGCCGCTGCCTATTTTGTCCCGAAGATTATCAGTGCTATCACTGCCCGATACCCCGGAATTGAGATCAGCCTGTATGAGGGCTCCGTCGCCGAGGTGAAGGACTGGCTGGCCTCACGGTTCATTGATGTGGGTCTGATGATTCCCCCGGTCGAAGAATTCGCCTCCCTGCCGCTGTTCCGGGAGAAGCTCTATGCCGTATTGCCCGGCAGTCACCCGCTTCATCAGAAGCGGATCGTCTGTGTGAAGGATCTGGAAGCCGAGCCCATGCTGCTCTGCAGATCGGGCTACGAGCCTCCGGTAGTGGACTTATTTCACCGGGCAGGCAGCATGCTGAATGTGAAATACGAGGTCAACAGCTACATCACCGCACTGAATATGATCCAGGAGGGTCTCGCCGTCGGTGTGATGTCACAGCTCTCTCTCTTGTCGCTGCCGCCGAATGTCGTGGTCCGGGAGCTGTCGCCTGATGCTTACCGCGATATTCATATCGCAGTCCATTCTCTGGAGGAGACCTCCATTGCCGTACAATTATTTATCGATACTGCACTGCAGCTGTTCTCCGGTAATGAAGCCCCTCCGCCGTCTCCGGCTGTTGCCGGCCTAACTAACGATACCGATAAGGAGTGA
- a CDS encoding DMT family transporter — MQKRKQTIGLLVFLVIVWGINWPLSKIALTYAPPLLFAGIRTVIAGIILVIAALPKRKQLNFRQLWPVYLVSAFLSIVFYYGFQTIGLQYVPSGLFSAIVFLQPVLLGIFAWIWLGERMYGLKIAGLVIGFLGVASLSLGGLTGSISPVGVLLALASALSWALATVYTKRNAARVDMLWMTAMQIMIGGVILLAAGSASESWADITWSPPFIVNTLFIAVFVIALGWMVYFKLINEGEAGKVGSFTFLIPLISIGSSVVLLHEQITMNLVIGMLLIVSSIILVNVRLGRAAGRIVQPPVPGLGKE; from the coding sequence ATGCAGAAGCGGAAGCAAACCATCGGCTTGTTAGTGTTCCTGGTTATTGTCTGGGGCATTAACTGGCCGCTCTCCAAAATTGCCTTAACGTACGCTCCGCCCTTGCTGTTCGCCGGAATCCGGACAGTCATTGCCGGTATTATACTGGTCATCGCGGCTCTGCCTAAGCGGAAACAGCTGAATTTCAGGCAGCTCTGGCCCGTCTATCTGGTGTCGGCCTTCCTCAGTATCGTCTTCTACTATGGCTTCCAGACGATTGGCCTGCAGTACGTGCCGTCCGGATTATTCTCGGCTATTGTATTCCTGCAGCCGGTGCTGCTCGGGATCTTTGCCTGGATCTGGCTGGGTGAGCGGATGTATGGACTTAAGATCGCCGGACTGGTCATCGGCTTCCTCGGGGTAGCCTCATTAAGCCTTGGGGGATTAACCGGAAGTATTTCGCCTGTAGGCGTGCTGCTGGCCTTGGCCAGTGCACTCAGCTGGGCGCTGGCTACGGTGTACACCAAACGCAATGCAGCCAGAGTAGATATGCTGTGGATGACCGCGATGCAGATCATGATCGGCGGAGTAATCCTGCTGGCGGCAGGCTCGGCTTCAGAGAGCTGGGCGGATATTACCTGGAGCCCTCCCTTTATAGTGAATACACTCTTCATCGCGGTCTTCGTGATTGCTCTGGGCTGGATGGTATACTTCAAGCTGATCAACGAAGGGGAAGCCGGCAAGGTAGGCTCCTTCACCTTTCTGATTCCGCTGATCTCCATCGGCTCAAGTGTCGTTCTATTGCATGAACAGATTACGATGAATCTGGTCATTGGTATGCTGCTGATTGTGAGCAGCATTATTCTGGTAAATGTCAGGCTGGGCCGGGCTGCCGGGCGGATCGTGCAGCCCCCGGTACCCGGGCTGGGCAAAGAATAA
- a CDS encoding ABC transporter substrate-binding protein: MWNKSRTKALILLTSLMLLITACGNNSDTGKAEGQGAEGSGELKKVVLRLKWIHQAQFAGFYTAVEKGFYKEAGLDVEIRPGGSDFPAVQMVASGSEEFGVTGADQIIIAREKGVPVKALSAIYRKTPFVMFTLKESGITTMEELVGQKVGIKLGGNEELTFRAMEKSAGIETSQIEEMPIKYDLSPLLTGQVKAWPGYVINEVLAVQEQGEEVNIIDPNDYGINFYADTLFTTESVIEKDPEMVQSFVQASMKGWDYAMEHPEEAAEFGLKYGEKLDLAHEVSMMKASIPLLEPEKLPLGSMDEAAWETLQQNLIDLGFVKKQQDIGSLFTNEYLK, encoded by the coding sequence ATGTGGAACAAGTCCAGAACCAAAGCGCTCATCCTGCTTACTTCACTAATGCTGCTCATTACAGCCTGCGGCAACAATTCGGATACCGGCAAGGCTGAGGGACAGGGGGCAGAAGGCTCCGGTGAGCTTAAGAAGGTTGTTCTGAGGCTGAAGTGGATTCATCAGGCGCAGTTTGCCGGGTTCTATACCGCAGTTGAAAAGGGCTTCTATAAGGAAGCGGGGCTGGATGTGGAGATTCGGCCGGGAGGCTCGGATTTTCCGGCGGTACAGATGGTCGCTTCGGGCAGTGAGGAGTTCGGGGTAACCGGTGCTGACCAGATCATCATCGCCAGAGAAAAAGGCGTACCGGTTAAGGCGTTATCTGCAATATACCGCAAAACCCCGTTTGTAATGTTCACGCTTAAAGAATCCGGTATCACCACAATGGAAGAGCTTGTCGGCCAAAAGGTGGGCATCAAGCTCGGCGGCAATGAAGAGCTGACCTTCCGTGCTATGGAAAAAAGCGCAGGCATCGAAACCTCGCAAATCGAAGAGATGCCGATCAAATATGATCTCAGCCCCCTGCTGACCGGCCAGGTCAAGGCATGGCCCGGATATGTAATTAATGAGGTGCTGGCTGTGCAGGAGCAGGGCGAGGAAGTCAATATTATCGACCCGAACGACTATGGCATTAATTTCTATGCCGACACCCTGTTTACCACGGAGTCTGTGATTGAGAAGGATCCGGAAATGGTCCAGAGTTTCGTACAGGCCTCCATGAAGGGCTGGGATTATGCGATGGAGCACCCTGAGGAAGCGGCGGAATTCGGCCTGAAATATGGAGAAAAGCTTGATCTTGCGCATGAAGTCAGCATGATGAAGGCCAGCATTCCGCTGCTTGAGCCGGAAAAGCTTCCGCTCGGCTCGATGGACGAAGCGGCGTGGGAGACGCTGCAGCAGAATCTTATCGATCTGGGCTTTGTGAAGAAGCAGCAGGACATCGGCTCATTGTTCACCAATGAGTACTTGAAATAA
- a CDS encoding cysteine hydrolase family protein translates to MQITAAPYTWPYDGVLDPAKTALMIIDMQTDFCGKGGYVERMGYDLSLTARAIQPIGRLLARIREINGFTVIHTREGHKPDLSDLPANKRWRSRQIGAEIGSEGPAGRILVRGERGWQIIDELAPVAGEHIIDKPGKGSFYATDLDLILKNKGITHLILTGITTDVCVHTTMREANDRGYECLILEDCTGATDYANHLAALNMVKMQGGVFGSVSDSQAVLKALEQF, encoded by the coding sequence ATGCAGATTACAGCAGCACCTTACACCTGGCCCTATGACGGCGTCCTTGATCCGGCGAAGACGGCACTGATGATTATCGACATGCAGACGGATTTCTGCGGCAAAGGCGGTTACGTGGAGAGAATGGGCTACGACCTCTCATTAACAGCCAGAGCCATTCAGCCGATTGGGCGGCTGCTGGCACGCATCCGGGAAATTAACGGATTCACCGTTATCCATACCCGGGAAGGCCATAAGCCGGATCTGTCCGATCTGCCGGCGAATAAACGGTGGCGGAGCAGACAGATCGGCGCTGAGATCGGCTCGGAAGGACCGGCGGGACGGATTCTCGTACGGGGCGAGCGCGGCTGGCAGATCATTGATGAACTGGCACCTGTAGCGGGCGAGCACATTATCGACAAGCCGGGTAAAGGCAGCTTTTATGCTACGGACCTGGATTTGATACTGAAGAATAAAGGGATTACCCATCTGATTCTGACCGGAATCACGACGGATGTCTGTGTACACACGACGATGCGCGAAGCCAATGACCGCGGTTATGAATGCCTGATCCTGGAGGATTGCACGGGTGCTACGGATTATGCCAATCACCTGGCAGCGCTGAATATGGTCAAAATGCAGGGCGGTGTCTTTGGCAGTGTGAGTGATTCGCAAGCGGTGCTGAAGGCGCTTGAGCAATTCTAA
- a CDS encoding Crp/Fnr family transcriptional regulator: MKPDPAALQACLLFRGKSAEEIGLLLPTLAYTVSTYRKNAIILAEGDPADRLGILLSGRVEVQKTHSTGSSVTIAHLKEGQTIGEAVLFRKDNVAPATVTATGPCKVMFIGKQELLRIFAADTDILTRFIENLSERLVLVNRKIENLSAGPLRRRIIDFLLEQGALQASDTLKLPFSRKEWAGHLNTARPSLSRELGFLRDQGWIEFKGSEITLLDRSRMNDYLLSLPSSAGNL, translated from the coding sequence ATGAAACCGGACCCTGCCGCGCTGCAAGCCTGCCTGCTGTTTCGCGGGAAATCCGCAGAAGAGATCGGACTGCTGCTGCCCACGCTGGCCTACACTGTCAGCACTTACCGCAAGAACGCTATAATTCTCGCTGAAGGCGATCCGGCGGACCGGCTTGGAATTCTGCTCTCCGGCCGGGTCGAGGTGCAGAAGACGCATTCCACCGGCAGCAGCGTTACCATCGCCCATCTTAAGGAAGGGCAGACCATCGGGGAGGCCGTGTTATTCCGCAAGGATAATGTAGCCCCCGCCACAGTAACAGCAACAGGGCCCTGCAAAGTAATGTTTATCGGCAAGCAGGAGCTGCTGAGAATATTCGCGGCGGACACGGATATCCTCACCCGCTTCATTGAGAATCTGTCCGAGCGGCTGGTGCTTGTTAACCGGAAGATTGAGAACCTGTCCGCCGGGCCGCTGCGGCGCCGGATCATAGACTTCCTGCTGGAGCAGGGCGCGCTGCAGGCCTCTGATACGCTGAAGCTCCCCTTCAGCCGCAAAGAATGGGCCGGGCATCTGAATACCGCCCGTCCCTCTCTGTCCCGTGAGCTTGGATTTCTGCGCGATCAGGGCTGGATTGAGTTCAAGGGCAGCGAAATCACGCTGCTGGACCGGAGCCGGATGAATGACTACCTTCTGAGTCTGCCCTCTTCAGCAGGCAACCTGTGA
- a CDS encoding aldo/keto reductase: MEYKRLGNSGLQVSALGLGTNSFGKRADQETSIRIIHAAMDQGINFIDTANIYAGSESERIIGLALEGRRHEAVLATKAGLPKHDGPDGSGSSRRHLMQELEGSLRRLKTDHVDLYQIHAFDPYTPLEETLRTLDDMISSGKVRYIGASNYAAWELMKALGISEAHNWAKYVSIQCSYSLADRTPEAELLPLCLDQGLGIIPYFPLAGGILTGKYAGSGSAPAGSRAETDPNFRRFLTPGRISLGEQVSSIAEELGTSPAALSLAWLMSRPAVSTVIVGATRVEQVEHNLQSLSVQPDAATLEKLDQASAAFRSGEPFAVYRLP, encoded by the coding sequence ATGGAATATAAGCGTCTCGGAAATAGCGGCCTGCAGGTTTCTGCGCTGGGCCTTGGAACCAACTCGTTTGGCAAAAGGGCGGATCAGGAGACCTCGATCCGTATCATTCATGCCGCAATGGATCAGGGCATTAACTTCATCGATACCGCCAACATCTATGCCGGCTCGGAGTCGGAGAGGATTATCGGCCTCGCCCTGGAGGGCAGACGCCATGAAGCCGTCCTGGCTACCAAAGCCGGCCTGCCGAAGCATGACGGGCCAGACGGCAGCGGCTCTTCCCGCCGCCATCTGATGCAGGAGCTGGAAGGCAGCCTGCGGCGGCTGAAGACGGATCATGTGGATCTGTATCAGATCCACGCCTTCGATCCCTATACACCGCTGGAGGAAACGCTGCGCACCCTCGATGATATGATCTCATCGGGCAAAGTGCGTTATATCGGGGCTTCCAATTATGCCGCCTGGGAGCTGATGAAGGCGCTGGGCATCAGCGAAGCGCACAACTGGGCCAAATATGTCTCCATCCAGTGCAGCTATTCGCTTGCCGACCGCACACCTGAAGCAGAGCTGCTTCCGCTGTGTCTGGATCAGGGACTCGGCATCATCCCGTACTTCCCGCTTGCCGGCGGCATCCTCACCGGCAAATATGCCGGCAGCGGCAGTGCCCCTGCCGGTTCCAGAGCGGAAACCGATCCGAACTTCCGCCGCTTCCTTACCCCTGGACGCATCTCGCTCGGGGAACAGGTTAGTAGTATAGCGGAAGAGCTAGGGACTTCACCTGCAGCGCTGTCTCTGGCCTGGCTGATGAGCAGACCGGCCGTCTCCACGGTGATCGTCGGCGCCACCCGGGTAGAGCAGGTGGAGCATAACCTGCAGAGTCTCTCCGTCCAGCCGGATGCAGCAACGCTTGAGAAGCTGGACCAGGCCAGCGCCGCCTTCCGCAGCGGGGAGCCGTTCGCCGTCTACCGGCTGCCTTAA
- a CDS encoding aldehyde dehydrogenase, giving the protein MLQLTAPHIDQLLAEHREWFSSGITRTPAFRLEQLRKLKDAIKRSEPRIIAALNKDLRKSEFEAYATEIGFTLDSIGYMMKHLRRWMKPVKVRSPLHMFPAKSSIIAEPYGTALIIGPFNYPFQLLIEPLIGAIAAGNCAVLKPSESTPAISAVIEDMIRETFDPAYIRVVQGEKETTNLLIHAKFDYIFFTGSVPVGRIVMEAAAKNLVPVTLELGGKSPVIVDKTANLEAAAKRIAWGKLINVGQTCIAPDYLLVHRDVAAELIERIKHNITAFYGTDIRHNTDYGRIVNERQLRRIEAMLEQDRDKLILGGSVVPEDLYIEPALIYPASWSDASMQDEIFGPVLPIMEYRQLEEAIRSINDHPKPLALYLFTEDKQIETQVMDSVSFGGGCVNDTITHVASTHLPFGGVGNSGIGGYHGKHSFDLFSHRKSIVKRSTRLDFGIVYPPYGNKVKLARKLLK; this is encoded by the coding sequence ATGTTGCAGTTAACCGCACCCCATATCGACCAGCTGCTGGCAGAGCACAGAGAGTGGTTCAGCAGCGGAATAACGAGAACCCCCGCTTTCCGGCTGGAACAGCTGCGGAAGCTGAAGGACGCTATCAAACGCAGCGAGCCCCGGATTATCGCCGCCTTGAATAAGGATCTGCGTAAGAGTGAATTCGAGGCGTACGCCACCGAGATCGGCTTCACGCTGGATAGCATCGGCTATATGATGAAGCATCTCCGGCGCTGGATGAAGCCGGTTAAGGTAAGATCACCGCTGCATATGTTCCCGGCGAAGAGCAGCATTATAGCAGAGCCTTACGGGACCGCGCTCATCATCGGACCCTTCAATTATCCGTTCCAGCTGCTGATTGAGCCGCTGATCGGGGCCATTGCGGCCGGCAACTGCGCGGTACTGAAGCCTTCCGAGAGCACCCCGGCTATTTCGGCGGTCATTGAAGACATGATCCGGGAGACCTTTGATCCGGCATATATCCGGGTCGTACAGGGTGAGAAAGAAACGACGAATCTGCTCATTCATGCGAAATTTGATTATATTTTTTTCACCGGCAGCGTGCCTGTAGGCAGAATTGTCATGGAGGCGGCAGCGAAGAATCTGGTGCCTGTAACCCTTGAGCTGGGCGGTAAAAGTCCGGTCATTGTCGACAAGACCGCCAATCTGGAGGCCGCGGCCAAACGGATCGCGTGGGGCAAGCTGATCAATGTCGGGCAGACCTGTATCGCCCCGGACTACCTGCTGGTCCATAGAGATGTTGCAGCTGAATTGATCGAACGGATCAAACACAACATCACCGCATTCTACGGGACGGATATCCGCCATAACACGGACTACGGACGGATCGTGAATGAACGCCAGCTGCGGCGGATTGAAGCGATGCTTGAGCAGGACCGCGATAAGCTGATCCTGGGCGGCAGTGTCGTGCCGGAGGATCTGTACATCGAACCGGCCCTGATCTATCCGGCTTCCTGGAGCGATGCCTCGATGCAGGATGAGATCTTCGGGCCTGTCCTGCCGATTATGGAATACCGCCAGCTTGAGGAAGCTATCCGGAGTATCAACGATCATCCCAAGCCGCTCGCCCTCTATCTGTTCACTGAGGATAAGCAGATCGAGACGCAGGTAATGGACAGTGTTTCCTTCGGGGGCGGCTGTGTGAATGATACAATCACCCATGTAGCCAGCACCCATCTGCCGTTCGGCGGTGTGGGAAATTCCGGGATAGGCGGCTATCACGGCAAGCATAGCTTCGACCTCTTCTCCCACCGCAAGAGCATTGTTAAGCGAAGCACGCGGCTGGACTTCGGGATTGTCTACCCGCCTTACGGCAACAAGGTCAAGCTGGCGCGAAAGCTGCTGAAGTAG
- a CDS encoding ABC transporter ATP-binding protein, producing the protein MTTAMKEQMDSAPVKNPGTRDTMLSLRNCSLSFGNVPVLDNVSLDVYRNEFISILGPSGCGKSTTLRLMLRLLSPEGGGEVAYSSPDLSLGMVFQKPVLMPWLSALQNVMLPLELGPKKKFSKKEAREKAESALRLVGLQDFQNHFPHQLSGGMQQRAAIARALAADPTVLLMDEPFGALDELTREKLNFELLRLWESPETSLSSIVMVTHSIQESVLLSDRVVMMSPRPAGVTDIIPVPLPSPRQAGMEELPEFHRTVKELRKRVKHL; encoded by the coding sequence ATGACAACAGCGATGAAAGAACAGATGGATTCCGCCCCTGTGAAGAATCCCGGTACCCGGGACACGATGCTCTCCTTGCGCAATTGCTCGCTTTCCTTCGGCAATGTGCCTGTGCTTGATAATGTCAGTCTTGACGTATACCGCAATGAATTCATCTCCATTCTCGGACCGAGCGGCTGCGGGAAATCAACAACACTGCGGCTGATGCTGCGGCTGCTAAGCCCGGAAGGAGGCGGGGAAGTTGCATATTCCTCCCCGGACCTGTCGCTGGGCATGGTCTTTCAAAAGCCTGTCCTGATGCCATGGCTCAGTGCCCTGCAGAATGTCATGCTGCCCCTTGAGCTGGGCCCGAAGAAGAAATTCAGCAAGAAGGAAGCACGTGAAAAGGCGGAAAGCGCCCTGCGGCTGGTCGGCCTGCAGGATTTCCAGAACCACTTCCCGCATCAGCTCAGCGGCGGAATGCAGCAGCGGGCGGCGATTGCCAGAGCCCTGGCCGCCGATCCGACCGTGCTGCTGATGGATGAGCCGTTCGGTGCGCTGGATGAACTGACCCGCGAGAAGCTGAACTTTGAGCTGCTGCGCCTGTGGGAGAGTCCAGAGACAAGTCTCAGCAGCATTGTCATGGTTACTCATTCGATTCAGGAATCTGTGCTCCTGTCGGACCGGGTGGTGATGATGTCACCCCGGCCGGCCGGGGTGACCGATATTATTCCGGTACCGCTGCCTTCACCGCGTCAAGCGGGAATGGAAGAGCTGCCGGAATTCCACCGGACCGTCAAGGAATTGAGAAAGCGGGTGAAGCATCTATGA
- the hcp gene encoding hydroxylamine reductase has protein sequence MSDMFCFQCQEAAKGTGCTIQGVCGKTSDVANLQDLLVYTLKGIAVFARSGRELGITDPVTEKFIIESLFATITNANFVPEYFTAKIREGLALRDNWRSRIADAGVIAYLSEHDAALWSAITDEDLMHKAATVGVLATEHEDIRSLRELLTYGLKGMAAYMEHAAVLGFYEAGAHAFMEKGLTAVLDDNLGGGELTALVLECGKFGVDVMALLDRANTAAYGSPEITKVNIGVGTNPGILISGHDLKDMEELLKQTEGTGVDVYTHSEMLPAHYYPAFKKYSHFVGNYGNAWWKQTEEFDSFGGPVLMTTNCIVPPKESYKNRLYTTGNTGYPGIQHIAAGADGVKDFSALIEQAKGCSAPVEIETGEIIGGFAHAAVMNVADQVVGAVQSGAIKQFFVMAGCDGRMKSRSYYTDFAAELPEDTVILTAGCAKYKYNKLALGDIGGIPRVLDAGQCNDSYSLVVIALKLKEVFGLEDINDLPIAYNIAWYEQKAVIVLLALLHLGVKNIHLGPTFPAFLSPNVAKVLVDSFGIGGITTVQEDMERFIAAV, from the coding sequence ATGAGCGACATGTTTTGTTTTCAGTGCCAGGAGGCAGCTAAGGGAACGGGTTGTACGATTCAGGGGGTATGCGGCAAGACCAGTGACGTAGCCAATCTGCAGGATCTTCTGGTGTATACGCTCAAAGGTATTGCGGTCTTCGCGCGCAGCGGCCGTGAGCTGGGTATTACCGATCCGGTAACAGAGAAATTTATTATAGAGAGCTTATTCGCAACGATTACCAATGCTAATTTTGTACCGGAATACTTCACTGCCAAGATCCGGGAGGGGCTTGCCCTGCGGGATAACTGGCGCAGCAGAATTGCGGATGCCGGAGTGATCGCGTATCTGTCAGAACATGATGCAGCCCTATGGAGTGCTATTACGGATGAAGATTTGATGCACAAGGCGGCAACCGTAGGTGTGCTTGCTACAGAGCATGAGGATATCCGCTCTCTGCGTGAGCTGCTGACCTATGGTCTGAAGGGAATGGCAGCTTATATGGAGCATGCAGCGGTGTTGGGATTCTACGAAGCAGGCGCACATGCTTTTATGGAAAAAGGCCTGACGGCCGTGCTGGATGACAACCTGGGCGGGGGCGAGCTGACTGCTCTGGTCCTGGAATGCGGCAAGTTCGGCGTGGATGTAATGGCACTGCTTGACCGTGCGAACACGGCAGCTTACGGCAGCCCGGAGATTACCAAAGTGAATATTGGTGTGGGCACGAACCCCGGCATTCTGATCAGCGGACATGACCTCAAGGATATGGAGGAGCTGCTGAAGCAGACGGAGGGTACCGGAGTCGATGTATACACGCACAGTGAAATGCTGCCGGCCCACTATTATCCGGCCTTCAAGAAGTACAGCCACTTCGTGGGCAACTACGGCAACGCCTGGTGGAAGCAGACGGAAGAATTCGACAGCTTTGGCGGCCCGGTTCTGATGACTACGAACTGCATCGTACCGCCTAAAGAGAGCTATAAGAACCGGTTGTACACAACAGGCAACACAGGTTATCCGGGAATTCAGCATATTGCTGCGGGAGCGGACGGGGTGAAGGACTTCTCGGCTCTGATTGAGCAGGCCAAAGGCTGCAGTGCTCCGGTAGAAATCGAGACGGGTGAAATTATCGGCGGCTTTGCCCATGCGGCGGTCATGAATGTGGCAGATCAGGTAGTCGGGGCCGTCCAGAGCGGCGCAATCAAACAGTTCTTCGTCATGGCCGGCTGTGACGGACGGATGAAGAGCCGCAGCTATTATACAGACTTCGCGGCGGAGCTGCCTGAGGATACGGTGATTCTTACCGCAGGCTGTGCCAAATACAAATATAATAAGCTGGCGCTTGGCGACATCGGCGGAATTCCCCGCGTGCTTGATGCAGGCCAGTGCAACGATTCCTATTCGCTAGTGGTTATAGCGCTGAAGCTGAAGGAAGTCTTCGGCCTGGAGGATATCAACGATCTTCCAATCGCCTATAATATTGCCTGGTATGAACAAAAGGCAGTAATTGTGCTGCTGGCGCTGCTGCATCTGGGCGTGAAGAACATTCACCTCGGACCAACATTTCCGGCATTCCTGTCACCTAATGTAGCTAAGGTGCTGGTAGACAGCTTTGGCATCGGCGGTATTACCACCGTACAGGAAGACATGGAGCGTTTTATTGCCGCGGTGTAA